The proteins below are encoded in one region of Oncorhynchus nerka isolate Pitt River linkage group LG15, Oner_Uvic_2.0, whole genome shotgun sequence:
- the LOC115143365 gene encoding myosin-7-like isoform X2, with protein sequence MHLLYVALNKNLNKLMTNLCCTHFVLSLIPNETKTPVIMDAFLKLHQLRWNGFLGGVRICRKGFPNHIIYAEFKQCYHIMNPHAIADYAFVDSRKATEKLLGSLEVDHNQYKFGHTKERL encoded by the exons ATGCACTTACTTTATGTCGCTCTGAATAAGAATCTGAACAAGCTGATGACTAACCTCTGCTGCACTCACTTTGTCCTTAGCCTTATCCCCAACGAGACCAAGACTCCAG TGATCATGGATGCCTTCTTGAAGCTGCACCAGCTTCGCTGGAACGGTTTCCTGGGGGGTGTCAGGATCTGCAGGAAGGGATTTCCAAACCACATAATCTATGCAGAGTTCAAACAGTG CTATCACATCATGAATCCACATGCCATCGCTGATTATGCGTTTGTGGACAGCAGGAAAGCAACAGAGAAACTGCTCGGGTCCCTCGAGGTCGACCACAACCAGTACAAGTTTGGACATACTAAG GAAAGACTTTGA
- the LOC115143365 gene encoding myosin-7-like isoform X1, translating to MHLLYVALNKNLNKLMTNLCCTHFVLSLIPNETKTPVIMDAFLKLHQLRWNGFLGGVRICRKGFPNHIIYAEFKQCYHIMNPHAIADYAFVDSRKATEKLLGSLEVDHNQYKFGHTKVLFNTFKEGLLGQLEEMRDERLAKVLTLLQTVSGG from the exons ATGCACTTACTTTATGTCGCTCTGAATAAGAATCTGAACAAGCTGATGACTAACCTCTGCTGCACTCACTTTGTCCTTAGCCTTATCCCCAACGAGACCAAGACTCCAG TGATCATGGATGCCTTCTTGAAGCTGCACCAGCTTCGCTGGAACGGTTTCCTGGGGGGTGTCAGGATCTGCAGGAAGGGATTTCCAAACCACATAATCTATGCAGAGTTCAAACAGTG CTATCACATCATGAATCCACATGCCATCGCTGATTATGCGTTTGTGGACAGCAGGAAAGCAACAGAGAAACTGCTCGGGTCCCTCGAGGTCGACCACAACCAGTACAAGTTTGGACATACTAAG GTGTTATTTAACACATTTAAGGAAGGTCTGCTGGGGCAGTTggaggagatgagggatgagCGTCTGGCCAAGGTCCTCACGCTGCTCCAGACTGTCAGCGGAGGATAG